The following coding sequences lie in one Carassius carassius chromosome 1, fCarCar2.1, whole genome shotgun sequence genomic window:
- the si:dkey-225f5.4 gene encoding uncharacterized protein si:dkey-225f5.4 has product MATERTEALLERTDPSFLKSCNTSELQETGEGEMMAPYLMDCRRKQKHVFRQLCVLVDMIQLLAGLESVDQLLNKPCPQNPGNGARSAWKSLKAEYLERVQEVERMISTLRDRMEELQGKRETLETLLSALQIKKEECKEKERITAKRNQRAEKQISFQLEDFIQAAQNSISACDVQFSKLKDEVEKQQARISDWTILRDGLQTLVSVTHRNMAYRLLSVSSSELCIELLPRAAQRSLEPLRVSITMTTSDEFRLQVFQGTAGLVEEAVYGRLRQVSAALVEVLERYISQGEMLSEIQALHSRFAIDWCPAEKLLIFLKTATTVCHLRVEEGYPSHGRATLLSVRKDGSLLDIPHLQPPVQHPVLTEWLEFLSSNPII; this is encoded by the exons ATGGCGACGGAGAGAACTGAAGC TCTTCTGGAAAGGACTGACCCTTCCTTTCTGAAATCATGCAACACCAGCGAGCTGCAGGAAACAGGAGAGGGAGAAATGATGGCTCCTTATCTGATG GACTGCAGGCGAAAACAGAAGCATGTATTCAGGCAGCTGTGTGTGCTGGTTGACATGATCCAGCTGCTGGCTGGTCTGGAGTCAGTGGATCAGCTGCTCAATAAGCCTTGTCCCCAAAACCCAG GTAATGGAGCTCGTTCTGCATGGAAGTCTTTAAAAGCCGAATATCTGGAGAGAGTTCAGGAGGTGGAGCGGATGATCAGCACTCTCCGGGATCGCATGGAGGAGCTTCAGGGGAAACGGGAGACACTGGAGACTCTACTGTCTGCTCTGCAGATAAAG AAGGAGGAGTGCAAAGAGAAGGAGAGAATCACAGCTAAACGAAATCAGAGAGCTGAG aaaCAAATCAGCTTTCAGTTGGAAGATTTCATCCAGGCCGCCCAAAACTCGATCAGTGCATGTGATGTGCAGTTTTCTAAGCTCAAGGATGAGGTTGAAAAGCAGCAGGCTCGAATTAGTGACTGGACAATATTAAGAGATGG GCTGCAGACCTTGGTCAGCGTGACTCACAGAAACATGGCGTACAGGCTGCTGTCAGTCAGTTCCTCTGAGCTGTGCATTGAGCTCTTGCCTCGTGCTGCTCAAAGATCACTTGAGCCCCTGCGTGTCTCCATCACCATGACAACCAGTGATGAATTTCGTCTTCAG GTGTTTCAGGGAACTGCTGGTCTTGTGGAGGAGGCAGTGTATGGTCGTCTAAGGCAAGTGAGCGCCGCCCTTGTGGAGGTCCTGGAGCGGTACATAAGTCAAGGAGAGATGCTGTCTGAGATTCAGGCTCTGCACTCCAG gTTTGCAATTGATTGGTGTCCTGCTGAAAAGCTTCTGATCTTTCTCAAGACTGCGACCACCGTATGTCACCTGAGGGTTGAGGAGGGATACCCATCACACGGCCGAGCTACTCTCCTGTCTGTGAGGAAAGACGGCAGTCTGCTTGATATCCCCCATCTACAG CCCCCAGTGCAACATCCTGTTCTGACAGAGTGGCTTGAGTTTCTCTCCTCCAATCCGATCATCTGA